In Sphingobacterium sp. SYP-B4668, the sequence GACGGAGAATGTATATGCAAATGAAGCGGGAAGTCCCTTGCTCCCTAATCGGAGGACGTCATCATAATAGTATTCATATTGTTCTGGAGCATGCAGTGAACCCAGTACCTTAATTTTGGCAATCGGAATAGAACTATTAAAAACGCTGTCCGCTTTATTGGCCTGTACATAGAAGGATAAATCATTTCCATGCGTATAACCATCAGGCATCACGAAAGACAAAGCTTGCTTATTCACGCTCAATTCGTATGATATAACTTTTGGTGAATTGTAGTCACTATACAAGGTGAAGGGACTTTTTATAGATTCAAAATCACCATGAATCGTGATAACCTCTCCTGCAGACGCTCGCAATCCATGCTGATAGTCAATAAAGACACCGGAGATATCATACCGAACGGACTCTCCATAGTATATGCCTTTATCGGTTTCGATGTAGAATTGGTAGCTTCCGGAGCCTGCTGTTCGCAAATCTTTTGAAGTATCAATCTTTTTACTGACTTTACCAATTTGGAGGCTGCTACCCAATGAATATTTATATTCCAATGCAGGATTGGTATAAAATGATTTGACAACAAAACCGTGATCGAGGACCTTTTCATTGTTCAGGTATAGTATTCTCCCCGCCAATACTATGTGAGTATGGTTAGCGACATCTGCGCCGAGTGTTTCTAGCTGAACAGGTGTAGTGTCTTCAGGCGTGTTTTCTTCCGTCTTTTTACAAGCTGAAAAAGTGACAAAAATAACAAAGTACCACAAAAATCTCTTCATATCACCAGCTTCCAGCATAAAGATGTCCGACATTTTTGTTTATAGTTATTCTTGTCATAAACAAAGAAACATGTTTCTTCGTAAAATGGTAAAATTGGCTTTTCATGTAAGGGTTGTAATTGTTTTTCAAAGATATATTTTATTCCTTATAAATAATAGAATAAAATATAGTATTAAATGGTCTAAATATGATGGTGTGTTTGAAGTCGATAACACAGCCTTCCAACAAGCACACCTGAGCCCCGGCAGCTAGTTTCGGGATCGGCCGTCTGCTGGGCGCGCTTTTCAGACGAAAGTAAATCAGGAGGGCACCTTCAGGTGCTCTCCTCATGCCTTGTTCATGAATTAATTGTCATAAGACAATTATAATGTCGAAGTAACTCGATACATTTAAGCCGAGTTTTAAAACGCACTGATTTTTATAGACTGTCGTATGGCTGAAATGCTTTTTCTGGGGTTGACGTTTTTATTTGTCCTGTTATTTTATTTTGCAATTGGCCGAAATAATGGGGTATTGCTGATTAACATCGTCTGGTCTTTGATAATAGGCACGGTGGCGGTGGCGGGTGGCTTTGCATCTTACCCCCAATCGTTTGTTTTAGTGCTAGTAGCCACTCTTGTATTGTATATCTTTATTTTTAGGAAGATAGGTCGTCAACAGCCGAATGTAGTGCTGCTGCTATTGATACATGTACTAAGGATAGCAGTGGAGCTTTTTCTGTATGAATGGTACCTCGACAAGATGATTCCCAAGTTGATGACCTTTCGAGGATTAAATTTTGATATTGTAATGGGGCTTGGTGCTCTTGTATTTTTAATCATCTACCTTCTTCAAAAATCGATTATCAACAGCTGGGTATTTGTCCTCTGGAATTACATCGGCATGCTTTCCTTGCTAATCGTCTTGATGATTGGGGTACTTTCATCACCTGTGCCTATCCAACAATTTGGCTTCGAACAGCCCAATGTAGCGGTACTTGGATTCCCGTACGGCTTATTGCCGACGATTATTGTCCCTACTGCAATCGTATCGCATCTATTGTTGCTCAGGAGATATCCCTCCACAGATGCCTAGACAGGCGTATTATGTGTGAATAGGTCGAAAAAATAAATGGAGCAGCTTTTCTTTGACGTGCTTTGTACCGCTGTGGGTAAGCCCTACTTGTAGGTATAGGTATTGTCGCTATCATCTAAATGCTAATCCCATTTGAAATTACCAAGAGAAGTACCTATCTTGCCTGCCCGGAACAACCAGTTATGGACATAGACCAAGCCCCATCAGAACGAGATACCTTATTGCAACTCCAAAATGGAGATATGCAGGCTTTCGGGCTGCTCTATCGGCGATACAGTCGAGTAATCTATGGCAACATCCTGCGATTGGTCCACGATGAAGTGGTCGCAGAGGACTTGCTGCAAGACGTATTTGTCAAAATATGGGAACATCGCGCATTGATAGATCCCGAGCGCTCATTTACCGCTTATCTATTTACCTGCTCCCGCAATCTGGTCTTTAATTTTAAGAGGCGATTGAAACTCGAAATGGAATCGGCCATCCAATTGGCCTATGGGAATAGCGAAGGAGAGAACACCGTTGATCGGCTCTTGGATTCGAAAGAAACCCAGCAACTGCTAGAAATCGTCATCAATAGATTGCCTACCCAAAGGCAAAAAATATTTCGGCTCTGCAAGATGGAGGGTATGAGTTACCAAGAAGTGGCCGATCAGCTGGATATATCCGTATCTACGGTGCGTGACCATATCGTAAAGGCCAATAAGTTCATCAAAGAAATGGTATTGCGTGACCATCATCTGTCGACACTCTTGCTGGTCGCTTACTTAATTTCCATAAATTAAAAAAAAATCGGGGCAAGAGCAGACCTTTTTTTGGCGGGAGGTGTATTTATATAAAATTACACACTCGTGGAAACCAATAAAGCTAAAATAAAACAACTACTACAACGGTATAAGGAAGGGGCCTGCACGACAGAGGAGATAAAAGCACTCTATGAGGCCTTGTCTCTGGATGCGAATGCCCAATTGGATGAGATACTAGTCGAGAGCCTGCTGGAGGAACGGTATGAAGCTACCGATCAACAGGAGCGGCTGGACAGGGTATTTGCCGATATTCAAACCCAGATTACCCCATCAATACCTAAGCGTCGATTACGCCGGATGCTGTGGCCCCTGGCTACGGCAGCAGTCCTGTTTCTGGTATTCTCGATTTCGATATATTCCTATTTTTCAAAGCCAGTCGTCCCGGACGAACCAACTTTCACCCAGCAGGATGCTGATGTAGCCCCCGCACCCGGGACCAACAAAGCAACCTTGAAGCTGGCCAATGGCGACGTTGTCTCCTTGCAGGATGACCAGAGCGGAATTGTCATGGGTGGCGACATCACCTATACCGACGGCAAGTCTGTACGCCAGCAGACAGGAAGGGGCCATGATGGCGCTGTGGATCGTACCAAGCTGATGTACGAGCTATCTACCCCACAAGGGGGAACCTATCAAATCATGCTTTCGGATGGAACCAAGGTCTGGTTGAATGCGGGCTCTTCGCTGATCTATCCTGCCGAATTTGCATCCGATCAACGACTGGTCACCTTGGTAGGCGAGGGGTACTTTGAAGTTAAAAAAGAACAAAACCGTGCATTCAGGGTCCGCAGTCGAGATCAAATCGTAGAGGTGCTGGGTACCTCGTTCAACGTAAATGCGTACCCGAGCAATAAAAATATAAACACCACACTGCTCGATGGAAAGGTGAAAGTGGGCGACGGTATGCAAAAGGCCATCGTGCTCAAACCAGGTCAACAGGCCACCTACGCAGCCGGGTCTGACATAAAGGTAGCGGAAGTCAATACAGCTGTGTTTGTGGGATGGAAGAATGGCCTATTCCATTTTGAAGAGACCCCACTGCGGGAAGCCTTGCAGCAGATAGGCCGTTGGTATGATTTGGATGTGCAGTATCAAGGTACGGTGACATCCAGTTATTTCTATGGACAGATGGAGCGCAATAAGCCTTTGAAAGATGTGCTGGAAATATTGGAAGCCGGGGGCATCCGTTTTAAACTACAGATGGCCAATGGTCAACGGGTGCTGGAGGTCATGTCGAGTAAAAAGTAGCAACATGCAATCCGATATATAAACCTTAAAAATTAAAACCAATTATGAACAAACCACCCACTTAAACCCCACAGGTAAAGTCATAACAGGAATAAAAAAGGTAGTGCTGGGGGGCACTACCTAGCTGTCCAATATGCCTTTTAAATGCTTTTGCCCAAGGGCAAAATTTCGATAACCATTTATTATAACATATTAAACAATACAAACATATGATTTTTTATCAATTTGTTAGGCCCAGTCTATGGAGTTTAACTTACCGAATAGTATTGATTATGAAATTGATGACTATAATTTCATTGATAACCATGCTACAGGTGTATGGCGAGGGGCATGCCCAAACGATCAACTTGAAAGCGCAACATGTGACCCTAAATCAGGTCATGAACACGATTCGTGCACAAAGTGGCTATGCGTTCTTTCTGAATGGAAAGTCCATGGCCGATACCAAACTATCTATTAACATCAAGAATGCCAAGCTGGAAGAGGCCATGGATGCCATTGTCAAGCCACTCAACTTGGAATGGCTAAAGAAGGGTACGGTAATCGTAGTGCGTGAGCGGGAAGAGCTGGTGCCGATGGTGGGAGTAGAACCCGTGCAACGATCGGTATCCGGGAAGGTGGTCGATAACAAAGGTAAGCCAATCGTTGGCACTACCGTATCGGTCAAGGGGAGCACCGTTTCGACCACGACGGATCAAGAGGGGGCTTTCACTATTCCATTGACGACCTCATCTGCGACGCTGGTCTTTACCAATGTAGGCTATCAAAAATTGGAACAACAGGTGCAGGCTAGTCAACAACTCGATATCGTGCTACAGGAGGAGATAAGTGGTCTGGATGAGGTGGTGGTCGTGGGATACGGAACGCAAAAGAAGGCCAACTTGACCGGGTCGGTCTCTACCGTCAATACGAAGGATATCCAAGATCGGGCACAACCCAACGTGCTGACGGCCGTACAAGGTCGCGTGCCAGGGGTGACCATTATCTCCCGTCCAGGACAGACGCCTGCTATCAACTTTAGAGGCCGGGGCAACTTGGGTACTTCAGCTCCGCTATATGTCATTGATGGCGTGATTTCGGAAGCCAAGATTTTCGCTAATCTAGATCCCAACAGTATAGAAAGTGTATCGTTCTTAAAAGATGCTTCTTCTTCATCCATCTACGGCTCCCGTGCTGCATATGGGGTAGTACTGGTGACGACTAAGGAAGGGATGAAGAATGGTGGCGATGTAACCGTGAGTTCGAATGTAGCCATCAAGACACCTACCTATATCCAGAAATTGGTCAACTCTTGGGAGTATGCCGAGCTGTATAACGAAGCTAAATACAACTTAAATCCGCAATTGGGTAAAAATCAAGTCTACTCCAATGAAGAAATAGGCTGGTTCAAGGATGGTTCGAAACCAGATCTATATCCCAATACCAAGTGGTATGACCTGATCCTAAATAAACGTGCTATTGTCAACCAGAATGCTGTCAACTTTTCTGGGGGTACGGACAAACATCAAATCTATAGTGGATTGGGGTATCTGTTCGATCAATCAAATTTCAAACAAAATGAAAATCAACGCTATAATTTCTATGTGAATACAAATTCGCGATTGAACGACTTAATCAGCCTCAAAACCAATATCAAATATATCCAAAATAAGGGGGCTATCGATGGTGCGATGCCTGGCTTCGAAAATACGTTGATCGTGCCAAGTACCTTTGTCGCCAAGCAGTCGAATGGGGAATGGGGCTCAGTAGAATCTGGAAAAGAAGCGAGTGCTACATTTGCGGGTGCTAATCCCTTACGGGCCTATAGCTATGGGAACTGGAGCCGAAATAGTGATGAGAGTGCACTGCTTTCCGCAACCCTAGGTATCCACCCTGTAAAGGGCTTGGTCATCAACAACTCGTTGTCCTATACCCGCAATATTTATAAGGAAAAATCCTTTATTGCAACGCGTCCGGAAGTGCCTAGCTTTTTGAAACCCGGCTTTAATATTGACGGGACCGGAAATTTCTTGAATTCGATGGCGGTTAA encodes:
- a CDS encoding SusC/RagA family TonB-linked outer membrane protein, with amino-acid sequence MTIISLITMLQVYGEGHAQTINLKAQHVTLNQVMNTIRAQSGYAFFLNGKSMADTKLSINIKNAKLEEAMDAIVKPLNLEWLKKGTVIVVREREELVPMVGVEPVQRSVSGKVVDNKGKPIVGTTVSVKGSTVSTTTDQEGAFTIPLTTSSATLVFTNVGYQKLEQQVQASQQLDIVLQEEISGLDEVVVVGYGTQKKANLTGSVSTVNTKDIQDRAQPNVLTAVQGRVPGVTIISRPGQTPAINFRGRGNLGTSAPLYVIDGVISEAKIFANLDPNSIESVSFLKDASSSSIYGSRAAYGVVLVTTKEGMKNGGDVTVSSNVAIKTPTYIQKLVNSWEYAELYNEAKYNLNPQLGKNQVYSNEEIGWFKDGSKPDLYPNTKWYDLILNKRAIVNQNAVNFSGGTDKHQIYSGLGYLFDQSNFKQNENQRYNFYVNTNSRLNDLISLKTNIKYIQNKGAIDGAMPGFENTLIVPSTFVAKQSNGEWGSVESGKEASATFAGANPLRAYSYGNWSRNSDESALLSATLGIHPVKGLVINNSLSYTRNIYKEKSFIATRPEVPSFLKPGFNIDGTGNFLNSMAVNQNNDQQLLYSATGNYTWQNDNHYFEALGGLTYESYDFDRLGATRDNFPVDNLLDLSAGATTGAGFQNSSSMTNYKMFSYFSRLNYVFKNKYMAEVNFRADASSRFFKNSRWGYFPSFSLGWKMNEEAFMEDLRPIFSTLKWRASYGQLGNINNVGNYDYFQNYGTGSYYSFNNSLVQGIRESKPANIGLGWEKVAISNIGLDFGLWNEKISGSIEYYNKKTSDILLSYTVAFETGIQQAPSQNIASVRNQGLELSLFYRDQFGDFRLEAGGNIATNKNKILKLATSNDIIQNVSGNRVGKYILREGESIGSFFGIRTDGLYTQAEIDSKQYYTYGGIVPNAGDIKFLPNRELAYGESINNEDRVILGNDVPSFTYGLNLNLAYKNVELSAFGQGVNNVKVAFEVYQLHPFFHGQDNPREFHMGRWTEENPNPNAVYPRIYDASSPHTTYNRVFSDKSLFDAGYFRLKTLTLGYVFPKAFCEQVKLKRAKVFFTSENPFTIRKDKIMKDFDPETAGGVIYTFGAKTYAFGINVTF
- a CDS encoding RNA polymerase sigma-70 factor; translation: MLIPFEITKRSTYLACPEQPVMDIDQAPSERDTLLQLQNGDMQAFGLLYRRYSRVIYGNILRLVHDEVVAEDLLQDVFVKIWEHRALIDPERSFTAYLFTCSRNLVFNFKRRLKLEMESAIQLAYGNSEGENTVDRLLDSKETQQLLEIVINRLPTQRQKIFRLCKMEGMSYQEVADQLDISVSTVRDHIVKANKFIKEMVLRDHHLSTLLLVAYLISIN
- a CDS encoding FecR family protein gives rise to the protein METNKAKIKQLLQRYKEGACTTEEIKALYEALSLDANAQLDEILVESLLEERYEATDQQERLDRVFADIQTQITPSIPKRRLRRMLWPLATAAVLFLVFSISIYSYFSKPVVPDEPTFTQQDADVAPAPGTNKATLKLANGDVVSLQDDQSGIVMGGDITYTDGKSVRQQTGRGHDGAVDRTKLMYELSTPQGGTYQIMLSDGTKVWLNAGSSLIYPAEFASDQRLVTLVGEGYFEVKKEQNRAFRVRSRDQIVEVLGTSFNVNAYPSNKNINTTLLDGKVKVGDGMQKAIVLKPGQQATYAAGSDIKVAEVNTAVFVGWKNGLFHFEETPLREALQQIGRWYDLDVQYQGTVTSSYFYGQMERNKPLKDVLEILEAGGIRFKLQMANGQRVLEVMSSKK